Proteins encoded together in one Streptomyces umbrinus window:
- a CDS encoding AMP-dependent synthetase/ligase has protein sequence MSDTQTLIENRPPSVAALFLERVAATPDAEAYRYPVPSASSEGPDDWKSLSWTQAADRVYAIAAGLIELGVQPEQRVALASSTRVEWILADLGIMCAGAATTTVYPQTNAEESAFILADSESKVLIAEDAAQLAKARDKRGDLPELTHVVVIDPVGVESSEWVLTLAELETRGAAYLEKNPDLVKEKVGAITKEQLATLIYTSGTTGRPKGVRLPHDNWSYMAKAIAATGLVGQEDVQYLWLPLAHVFGKVLTSGQIEVGHVTAVDGRVDKIIENLPVVQPTYMAAVPRIFEKVYNGVAAKARAGGGAKYKIFQWAAGVSREYAKATQDNFRRTGTASAPFGLSAKHKVADALVYAKIREAFGGNLRACVSGSAALAPEIGFFFAGAGIHILEGYGLTESSAASFVNPGEAYRTGTVGKPLPGTEVRIADDGEILLRGPGIMEGYHGLPEKTAEVLESDGWFHTGDIGELSPDGYLRITDRKKDLIKTSGGKYIAPAEVEGQFKAVCPYVSNILVHGADRNFCTALISLDEPSILGWAADNGLSGKSYAEVVAAPATVELIDGYVKTLNEGLQRWQTIKKFKLLPRDLDIEHGELTPSLKLKRPVVEREYKHLIDEMYAGSREV, from the coding sequence GTGAGCGACACACAGACCCTGATCGAGAACCGTCCGCCGTCCGTGGCGGCCCTCTTCCTGGAGCGCGTGGCGGCGACGCCGGACGCGGAGGCGTACCGCTACCCGGTGCCGTCGGCCTCAAGCGAGGGCCCGGACGACTGGAAGTCCCTGAGCTGGACGCAGGCGGCCGACCGGGTCTACGCGATCGCGGCCGGTCTGATCGAGCTGGGTGTGCAGCCGGAGCAGCGCGTCGCGCTCGCCTCCTCGACCCGCGTCGAGTGGATCCTCGCCGACCTCGGCATCATGTGCGCGGGCGCGGCGACGACCACCGTCTACCCGCAGACGAACGCCGAGGAGTCGGCCTTCATCCTGGCCGACTCCGAGAGCAAGGTGCTGATCGCGGAGGACGCGGCGCAGCTCGCCAAGGCCCGGGACAAGCGCGGTGACCTGCCCGAGCTGACCCATGTCGTCGTGATCGACCCGGTCGGCGTGGAGTCCAGCGAGTGGGTCCTCACCCTCGCCGAGCTGGAGACCCGCGGCGCCGCGTACCTGGAGAAGAACCCCGACCTGGTCAAGGAGAAGGTCGGGGCAATCACCAAGGAGCAGCTGGCCACCCTCATCTACACCTCCGGCACCACGGGCCGCCCCAAGGGTGTCCGGCTGCCGCACGACAACTGGTCGTACATGGCGAAGGCCATCGCCGCGACCGGTCTGGTCGGCCAGGAGGACGTCCAGTACCTGTGGCTGCCGCTCGCGCACGTCTTCGGCAAGGTGCTCACGTCCGGCCAGATCGAGGTCGGGCACGTCACCGCCGTCGACGGCCGTGTCGACAAGATCATCGAGAATCTGCCGGTCGTGCAGCCGACGTACATGGCGGCCGTCCCGCGGATCTTCGAGAAGGTCTACAACGGGGTCGCCGCGAAGGCCCGTGCCGGCGGCGGTGCCAAGTACAAGATCTTCCAGTGGGCGGCCGGTGTCTCCCGCGAGTACGCGAAGGCCACGCAGGACAACTTCCGCCGTACCGGCACCGCCTCCGCGCCCTTCGGCCTCTCGGCCAAGCACAAGGTCGCCGACGCGCTCGTCTACGCCAAGATCCGTGAGGCCTTCGGCGGCAACCTGCGCGCCTGTGTCTCCGGGTCGGCGGCCCTCGCGCCCGAGATCGGCTTCTTCTTCGCGGGCGCCGGCATCCACATCCTGGAGGGGTACGGGCTCACGGAGTCGTCCGCGGCCTCCTTCGTGAACCCTGGCGAGGCGTACCGCACCGGCACGGTCGGCAAGCCGCTGCCCGGCACCGAGGTGCGCATCGCGGACGACGGCGAGATCCTGCTGCGCGGCCCCGGCATCATGGAGGGCTACCACGGGCTGCCCGAGAAGACGGCCGAGGTGCTGGAGTCCGACGGCTGGTTCCACACCGGCGACATCGGCGAGCTGTCCCCCGACGGCTATCTGCGCATCACGGACCGCAAGAAGGACCTCATCAAGACCTCGGGCGGCAAGTACATCGCGCCCGCCGAGGTCGAGGGCCAGTTCAAGGCCGTCTGCCCCTACGTCTCCAACATCCTCGTGCACGGCGCCGACCGGAACTTCTGCACCGCGCTCATCTCCCTCGACGAGCCGTCGATCCTCGGCTGGGCCGCGGACAACGGCCTGTCGGGCAAGTCGTACGCCGAGGTCGTCGCCGCCCCCGCGACGGTCGAGCTCATCGACGGCTACGTCAAGACGCTCAACGAGGGCCTCCAGCGCTGGCAGACCATCAAGAAGTTCAAGCTCCTCCCGCGCGACCTCGACATCGAACACGGCGAACTGACGCCCAGCCTGAAGCTGAAGCGCCCGGTCGTCGAGCGGGAGTACAAGCACCTGATCGACGAGATGTACGCCGGGTCGCGCGAGGTCTAG
- a CDS encoding response regulator, which translates to MSTEASTDERASILLVDDMEDNLIALEAVLGSLNEPLVRARSGEEAMKALLRQRFAVVLLDIRMPGMDGFETAANIKRLDQTKDVPIIFLTGTDSDAGYAFRGYATGAADYLTKPFDPWVLRAKVTVFLDLHRKNRQLERMLAREQAQFDELADRLRAIETHMATSGLKDVLELRHHIRHMEDLLREMRKGRAL; encoded by the coding sequence ATGAGCACTGAGGCATCGACCGACGAGCGCGCCAGCATCCTCCTCGTGGACGACATGGAGGACAACCTGATCGCGCTGGAGGCCGTCCTGGGGTCCCTCAACGAACCGCTCGTACGCGCCCGTTCGGGCGAGGAGGCGATGAAGGCGCTGCTGCGGCAGCGGTTCGCCGTCGTCCTGCTCGACATCCGGATGCCGGGCATGGACGGCTTCGAGACGGCCGCGAACATCAAGCGGCTCGACCAGACCAAGGACGTACCGATCATCTTCCTGACCGGCACGGACTCCGACGCGGGCTACGCGTTCCGCGGGTACGCGACCGGAGCCGCCGACTATCTCACCAAGCCGTTCGACCCCTGGGTGCTGCGTGCCAAGGTGACCGTTTTCCTCGATCTGCACCGCAAGAACCGGCAGTTGGAGCGGATGCTCGCCCGCGAGCAGGCACAGTTCGACGAACTCGCCGACCGCCTGCGCGCGATCGAGACCCACATGGCGACCAGCGGCCTCAAGGACGTCCTCGAACTCCGCCACCACATACGCCACATGGAGGACCTGCTGCGCGAAATGCGAAAGGGGCGGGCTCTGTGA
- a CDS encoding HAMP domain-containing protein, whose product MTAARDGDFSKVPESGHGLVAELVTVFNQILDRSLHFNSEVQRVRRELVRHGRLDERLSASPGQGHWTTRVNDVNQLLDALVAPAANATRVLDAVAGGDLTQRVDLHDGNRQLRGDLRRLGRTVNKMVDQLSLFTGEVTRVAREVGTEGRLGGRAKVTGLSGSWRDVTEAVNTMASRLTAQVRDIALVTTAVARGDLTRTVTVEATGELLELKLTVNTMVDQLSAFADEVTRVAREVGTEGQLGGRAQVRGVSGVWKDLTDNVNFMASNLTSQVRNIAQVTTAVANGDLSQKITVDAKGEILELKSTINTMVDQLSAFADEVTRVAREVGTEGNLGGRAQVRGVSGVWKDLTDNVNFMADNLTSQVRNIALVSTAVAQGDLGKKITVEAKGEILELKSTINTMVDQLSAFADEVTRVAREVGTEGNLGGQAQVRGVSGVWKDLTDNVNFMALNLTSQVRNIAQVTTAVANGNLGKKITVDARGEILELKDTVNTMVEQLRAFADEVTRVAREVGTDGRLGGRAQVLGVSGVWRDLTDNVNYMADNLTSQVRNIAQVATAVAQGDLSKKIDVDARGEILELKTTINTMVDTLSSFSSEVTRVAREVGSEGQLGGQARVEGVYGTWKRLTTNVNELASNLTTQVRAIAEVASAVAQGDMSRSITVETQGEVAELKDNINLMVANLRETTRAKDWLESNLARLAALMQGHRDLMEVADLILRELTPLVNAQYGAFFLADPEEDGASLHTAVPAKGLAFIAGYGSAQGATVDTGTMPVHGLVRQAAREKKRILVEEAPPDYIKINSGLGEAAPASVVIIPILFEDKLLGVIELASFSRFSDVHLAFFDQFVNTIGVAINTIIANSRTESLLGESQRLAVQLQDRSDELQSQQAELQRSNAELEEKAALLATSSQYKSEFLANMSHELRTPLNSLLILARLLSDNPDGHLSDQEVQFATTIHRSGSDLLQLINDILDLSKIEAGRMDVRPKKLPLIKLLDYVHATFRPLTLDRGLAFEVSVGEDVPREMYSDEQRLQQILRNLLSNAIKFTATGRVELRVNRVKDTEHRYTREKSDHVIAFAVSDTGIGIAPEKLPVIFEAFQQADGTTNRKYGGTGLGLSISREIAGLLGGRIIAESMPGRGSTFTLYVPVVSPGHSATEPGAEERALTMPEQLSSEPYTVHDQDDGWPAPTKLEAWKAGRAGQVLPGRRVLIVDDDIRNVFALTHVLGRVGMPVLYAENGREGIETLERNPDVQLVLMDIMMPEMDGYETISAIRRTPRWAGLPIVALTAKAMPGDREKSIARGANDYVPKPVDVDQLLTVVCALLDPESTDAEEQGLSVATGAAEPLGSGAPESVASEEPTVPPANQ is encoded by the coding sequence ATGACCGCCGCCCGAGACGGCGATTTCAGCAAGGTGCCCGAATCGGGCCACGGGCTGGTGGCCGAGCTGGTCACGGTGTTCAACCAGATCCTGGACCGCAGCCTGCATTTCAACTCCGAGGTGCAGCGCGTCCGCCGGGAGCTCGTCCGTCACGGCCGGCTCGACGAGCGGCTCTCCGCGAGCCCGGGACAGGGCCACTGGACGACCCGGGTCAACGACGTGAACCAGTTGCTGGACGCGCTGGTGGCACCGGCCGCCAACGCGACACGTGTGCTCGACGCGGTGGCGGGCGGCGACCTGACCCAGCGCGTCGACCTGCACGACGGCAACCGTCAGCTGCGGGGCGATCTGCGCCGGTTGGGCCGGACGGTCAACAAGATGGTCGACCAGCTGTCCCTGTTCACCGGCGAGGTGACCCGGGTGGCCCGCGAGGTCGGCACGGAGGGGCGGCTGGGCGGCCGCGCCAAGGTGACGGGCCTGTCGGGCAGTTGGCGGGACGTGACCGAGGCCGTGAACACGATGGCGTCGCGGTTGACCGCCCAGGTCCGTGACATCGCCCTGGTCACCACGGCGGTGGCGCGCGGCGACCTGACCCGCACGGTGACGGTCGAGGCGACCGGTGAGCTGCTCGAACTGAAGCTGACCGTGAACACGATGGTCGACCAGCTCTCCGCCTTCGCCGACGAGGTCACGCGTGTGGCCCGCGAGGTGGGTACGGAGGGCCAGTTGGGCGGCCGGGCCCAGGTGCGCGGTGTGTCCGGGGTCTGGAAGGACCTCACCGACAACGTCAACTTCATGGCCTCGAACCTGACCTCGCAGGTCCGCAACATCGCCCAGGTGACGACGGCCGTGGCCAACGGCGACCTGAGCCAGAAGATCACGGTCGACGCGAAGGGCGAGATCCTGGAGCTGAAGTCCACCATCAACACCATGGTCGACCAGCTCTCCGCCTTCGCCGACGAGGTCACCCGCGTCGCCCGCGAGGTGGGTACGGAAGGCAACCTGGGCGGGCGCGCGCAGGTCCGTGGTGTGTCGGGGGTCTGGAAGGACCTCACCGACAACGTCAACTTCATGGCGGACAACCTGACTTCACAGGTCCGCAACATCGCGCTCGTCTCCACCGCCGTGGCCCAGGGCGACCTCGGCAAGAAGATCACGGTGGAGGCGAAGGGCGAGATCCTGGAGCTGAAGTCCACCATCAACACGATGGTCGACCAGCTCTCCGCCTTCGCCGACGAGGTCACCCGCGTCGCCCGCGAGGTCGGCACCGAAGGAAACCTCGGCGGACAGGCTCAAGTGCGCGGCGTCTCCGGCGTCTGGAAGGACCTCACCGACAACGTCAACTTCATGGCCCTGAACCTGACTTCACAGGTGCGGAACATCGCCCAGGTGACGACGGCCGTGGCGAACGGCAACCTCGGCAAGAAGATCACGGTCGACGCGCGCGGCGAGATCCTGGAGCTCAAGGACACCGTCAACACGATGGTGGAACAGCTTCGCGCCTTCGCCGACGAGGTCACGAGGGTGGCCCGCGAGGTCGGCACCGACGGACGGCTCGGCGGCCGCGCCCAGGTCCTCGGCGTGTCCGGCGTCTGGCGGGACCTCACCGACAACGTCAACTACATGGCGGACAACCTGACTTCACAGGTCCGCAACATCGCGCAGGTCGCGACCGCCGTGGCCCAGGGCGACCTCTCCAAGAAGATCGACGTGGACGCGCGCGGCGAGATCCTGGAGCTGAAGACCACGATCAACACGATGGTGGACACGCTGTCGTCGTTCTCGTCCGAGGTCACGCGCGTGGCCCGCGAGGTGGGTTCGGAGGGCCAACTCGGCGGCCAGGCACGGGTGGAGGGTGTGTACGGCACCTGGAAACGCCTGACGACGAACGTGAACGAGCTGGCGTCCAACCTCACCACCCAGGTCCGCGCGATCGCCGAGGTGGCGTCCGCGGTGGCCCAGGGCGACATGTCCCGCTCGATCACGGTGGAGACGCAGGGCGAGGTCGCCGAGCTGAAGGACAACATCAACCTGATGGTGGCCAACCTCCGCGAGACGACCCGCGCGAAGGACTGGCTGGAGTCGAACCTCGCCCGTCTCGCCGCGCTCATGCAGGGCCACCGGGACCTGATGGAGGTCGCCGACCTGATCCTGCGCGAGCTGACCCCGCTGGTGAACGCGCAGTACGGCGCCTTCTTCCTGGCCGACCCGGAGGAGGACGGCGCCTCGCTGCACACGGCCGTGCCCGCCAAGGGGCTCGCCTTCATCGCGGGATACGGCTCGGCGCAGGGCGCGACCGTCGACACGGGCACCATGCCGGTGCACGGGCTCGTACGGCAGGCCGCGCGGGAGAAGAAGCGGATCCTGGTGGAGGAGGCCCCGCCGGACTACATCAAGATCAACAGCGGTCTGGGGGAGGCGGCTCCCGCGAGCGTCGTCATCATCCCGATCCTCTTCGAGGACAAGCTGCTGGGGGTGATCGAGCTCGCCTCGTTCTCCCGCTTCTCCGATGTGCACCTGGCGTTCTTCGACCAGTTCGTGAACACCATCGGCGTCGCGATCAACACCATCATCGCCAACTCCCGTACGGAGTCACTGCTCGGCGAGTCGCAGCGCCTGGCCGTCCAGCTCCAGGACCGCTCCGACGAACTGCAGTCGCAGCAGGCCGAGTTGCAGCGCTCCAACGCCGAACTGGAGGAGAAGGCGGCGCTGTTGGCCACCAGCTCCCAGTACAAGTCGGAGTTCCTGGCGAACATGTCGCACGAGCTGAGGACGCCCCTCAACTCGCTGCTGATCCTGGCCAGGCTGCTCTCCGACAACCCGGACGGTCATCTCTCGGACCAGGAGGTGCAGTTCGCGACGACGATCCACCGCTCGGGCTCCGACCTCCTCCAGCTGATCAACGACATCCTCGACCTGTCGAAGATCGAGGCCGGCCGGATGGACGTACGCCCGAAGAAGCTTCCGCTGATCAAGCTGCTCGACTATGTGCACGCCACGTTCCGGCCGCTCACGCTGGACCGGGGGCTCGCCTTCGAGGTGTCGGTCGGCGAGGACGTACCGCGCGAGATGTACTCGGACGAGCAGCGGCTCCAGCAGATCCTGCGCAACCTGCTCTCCAACGCGATCAAGTTCACCGCGACGGGCCGGGTCGAGCTGCGCGTCAACCGCGTCAAGGACACCGAGCACCGCTACACCCGCGAGAAGAGCGACCATGTGATCGCCTTCGCGGTCTCCGACACCGGCATCGGTATCGCCCCGGAGAAGCTCCCGGTGATCTTCGAGGCGTTCCAGCAGGCCGACGGCACGACGAACCGCAAGTACGGCGGCACGGGCCTCGGCCTGTCCATCAGCCGGGAGATCGCGGGCCTGCTGGGCGGCCGCATCATCGCCGAGAGCATGCCCGGCAGGGGTTCCACCTTCACGCTGTACGTGCCGGTCGTCAGCCCCGGGCACTCGGCGACCGAGCCGGGCGCCGAGGAGCGGGCCCTGACCATGCCCGAGCAGCTGTCCTCCGAGCCCTACACCGTCCACGACCAGGACGACGGCTGGCCGGCACCCACCAAACTGGAGGCGTGGAAGGCGGGGCGGGCAGGCCAAGTCCTGCCAGGACGACGGGTGTTGATCGTGGACGACGACATCCGCAACGTCTTCGCGCTCACCCATGTACTGGGCCGGGTCGGGATGCCCGTCCTGTACGCGGAGAACGGGCGCGAGGGCATCGAGACACTGGAGCGCAACCCCGACGTCCAGCTCGTACTGATGGACATCATGATGCCGGAGATGGACGGCTACGAGACCATCTCCGCCATCCGCCGCACCCCGCGCTGGGCCGGACTCCCCATCGTCGCCCTCACCGCCAAGGCGATGCCGGGCGACCGCGAGAAGTCCATCGCGCGCGGTGCGAACGACTACGTACCCAAGCCGGTGGACGTCGATCAGCTGCTGACCGTCGTCTGTGCGCTCCTGGACCCCGAGAGCACGGATGCCGAGGAGCAGGGCCTCTCCGTCGCGACCGGCGCGGCGGAACCCCTCGGTTCCGGTGCGCCCGAATCCGTCGCATCGGAGGAGCCCACCGTCCCGCCGGCGAACCAGTGA
- a CDS encoding SpoIIE family protein phosphatase, producing MGPIPTQRESVSRAPEAPERPRAVARTSLPGNPLAPGAARRFVRTALAEWTELALPGAEFITDLLVADAMVVVSELVTNAVVHAGTDVELLCRLGRCSEDCPAAAASDSRTVRTAASYEGSGNGEGAGNDSEPGPVPDSGVLVIEVSDHHPARAVHDDGAERPYDTGEYGRGLHLVSALSEAWGITYRTGVKTVWARLPVDGTVTAEEEAEAYDGEHALRRGQRAAEILAPAPRRGMQDQDWRSRGVLSFLAEASDLLAGQLDEDLVAALTGQLLVPRLADWCAVWLEDEAPGRSDGGVFGGPRLARVWHGSENRIEELRRLLEKDPPELPESDRAGPVPVPWPAEALGARATGGSALAFRLIAGGRPLGTLVIGRSGQTRFPDEITGLVEDLSRRVALAIGAARQYARQATISRVLQRGLLPGAVAEIPGVRSALVYEPCDKGGPSGDFYDLFPAGDGRWCFALGDVQGKGPEAAVVIGLARPWLRLLAREGYEVPDVLDRLNQLLLDDATEASDAAARALVSAGGTGLADEGPQTRFLSLLYGELVPFEGGVHCTVASAGHPLPLLLQPSGQVAEVAQPQTLLGVFEDASYLCGTFELRPGDSLLCVTDGVTERRSGHRQFDDDDGLAAAFAGCAGLSAELIAERIRRLVHEFGGKPPEDDLALLVLQAE from the coding sequence GTGGGGCCCATACCGACGCAACGGGAGTCCGTGTCCCGTGCTCCTGAGGCGCCAGAGCGCCCGCGGGCGGTGGCACGTACGTCCTTACCGGGCAACCCTCTCGCGCCGGGCGCCGCCCGTCGGTTCGTCCGCACCGCGCTCGCCGAATGGACCGAACTCGCCTTGCCCGGCGCCGAGTTCATCACCGACCTGCTCGTCGCCGACGCCATGGTGGTCGTCAGCGAACTCGTCACGAACGCGGTGGTGCACGCCGGCACGGACGTGGAGCTGCTGTGCCGGCTCGGCCGTTGCTCGGAGGACTGCCCGGCGGCCGCCGCGTCGGACTCCAGGACCGTACGAACGGCCGCTTCGTACGAAGGTTCGGGCAATGGCGAGGGTGCGGGCAACGACTCCGAGCCAGGGCCCGTCCCCGATTCCGGCGTCCTCGTCATAGAGGTGTCCGACCATCACCCCGCGCGCGCGGTGCACGACGACGGGGCCGAGCGGCCGTACGACACCGGCGAGTACGGCCGGGGCCTGCACCTGGTCTCCGCGCTCTCCGAGGCGTGGGGCATCACCTACCGCACCGGCGTCAAGACAGTGTGGGCACGCCTGCCCGTCGACGGGACCGTGACCGCCGAGGAGGAGGCGGAGGCGTACGACGGCGAACACGCGCTGCGGCGCGGGCAGCGGGCCGCCGAGATCCTCGCCCCCGCACCCCGCCGCGGCATGCAGGACCAGGACTGGCGCAGCCGCGGCGTCCTCTCCTTCCTCGCCGAGGCCTCCGACCTGCTCGCCGGGCAGCTCGACGAGGACCTGGTCGCCGCGCTCACCGGGCAGCTGCTCGTACCGCGGCTCGCCGACTGGTGCGCGGTATGGCTGGAGGACGAGGCCCCGGGCCGCTCCGACGGGGGTGTCTTCGGCGGGCCACGGCTCGCCCGCGTCTGGCACGGCAGCGAGAACCGCATCGAGGAACTGCGCCGGCTCCTGGAGAAGGACCCGCCCGAACTGCCCGAATCGGACCGCGCGGGCCCCGTGCCCGTGCCGTGGCCCGCCGAGGCACTGGGAGCGCGGGCGACCGGCGGATCGGCACTCGCGTTCCGGCTGATCGCGGGCGGCAGACCGCTCGGCACGCTGGTCATCGGCCGGTCCGGGCAGACCCGCTTCCCCGACGAGATCACGGGGCTCGTCGAGGACCTCAGCCGCCGGGTCGCGCTCGCCATCGGCGCGGCCCGGCAGTACGCGCGCCAGGCCACCATCAGCCGCGTACTGCAGCGCGGGCTGCTGCCCGGGGCGGTCGCCGAGATCCCCGGCGTACGCAGCGCGCTCGTCTACGAGCCGTGCGACAAGGGCGGACCCAGTGGCGACTTCTACGATCTCTTTCCCGCCGGGGACGGCCGCTGGTGCTTCGCCCTCGGCGACGTACAGGGCAAGGGGCCCGAGGCGGCCGTGGTGATCGGTCTGGCCCGGCCGTGGCTGCGGCTCCTCGCGCGGGAGGGTTACGAGGTGCCCGACGTCCTCGACCGCCTCAACCAGCTGCTCCTCGACGACGCGACCGAGGCCTCCGACGCGGCCGCCCGGGCCCTGGTGTCCGCGGGCGGCACCGGGCTCGCGGACGAGGGGCCGCAGACCCGTTTCCTCTCCCTCCTCTACGGCGAGCTGGTGCCCTTCGAGGGCGGGGTGCACTGCACGGTCGCCTCCGCCGGGCACCCGCTGCCGTTGCTCCTGCAACCGTCCGGGCAGGTCGCCGAGGTGGCCCAGCCGCAGACCCTCCTCGGCGTCTTCGAGGACGCCAGCTACCTCTGCGGGACCTTCGAGCTGCGCCCCGGCGACAGCCTCCTGTGCGTCACGGACGGCGTGACCGAGCGCCGCAGCGGGCACCGGCAGTTCGACGACGACGACGGCCTCGCCGCCGCGTTCGCCGGGTGCGCGGGCCTGAGCGCCGAGCTGATCGCCGAACGGATCCGACGGCTGGTCCACGAGTTCGGCGGCAAACCGCCGGAGGACGACCTGGCACTGCTGGTGCTGCAGGCGGAGTAG
- the hemW gene encoding radical SAM family heme chaperone HemW, whose protein sequence is MPSALPDGEPVPDDGALPAHALAGAADRPLGFYLHVPYCATRCGYCDFNTYTATELRGSGGVLASRDNYASTLIDEIRLARKVLGDDPRPVRTVFVGGGTPTLLAADDLVRMLGAVRDEFGLAADAEITTEANPESVDPAYLAALREGGFNRVSFGMQSARQHVLKVLDRTHTPGRPEACVAEARAAGFDHVNLDLIYGTPGESDDDWRASLDAAIGAGPDHVSAYALIVEEGTQLARRIRRGEVPMTDDDVHADRYLIAEDRLSAAGFSWYEVSNWATSDAGRCLHNELYWRGADWWGAGPGAHSHVGGVRWWNVKHPGAYAGALAAGRSPGAGRELLSEEDRRVERILLELRLLEGVPLALLHADGLAASRRALADGLLQPGPYEAGSAVLTLRGRLLADAVVRDLVD, encoded by the coding sequence ATGCCTTCCGCACTTCCCGACGGCGAGCCCGTCCCCGACGACGGGGCGCTGCCCGCGCACGCCCTGGCCGGCGCGGCCGACCGTCCGCTCGGGTTCTACCTCCACGTCCCGTACTGCGCGACCCGCTGCGGCTACTGCGACTTCAACACGTACACGGCGACGGAGCTGCGCGGCTCGGGGGGCGTGCTCGCCTCCCGCGACAACTACGCCTCGACCCTGATCGACGAGATCCGTCTGGCCCGCAAGGTCCTCGGCGACGACCCGCGGCCCGTCCGTACGGTCTTCGTCGGCGGCGGTACGCCCACCCTGCTGGCCGCCGACGATCTCGTACGGATGCTGGGGGCGGTCCGGGACGAGTTCGGGCTCGCGGCGGACGCGGAGATCACGACGGAGGCGAACCCGGAATCGGTGGACCCGGCCTATCTGGCCGCGCTCCGGGAGGGCGGGTTCAACCGCGTCTCGTTCGGCATGCAGAGCGCTCGGCAGCATGTGCTCAAGGTCCTGGACCGCACCCACACCCCCGGCCGGCCCGAGGCATGTGTCGCCGAGGCCCGCGCGGCCGGGTTCGACCACGTCAACCTCGACCTCATCTACGGCACGCCCGGTGAGAGCGACGACGACTGGCGGGCCTCGCTCGACGCGGCGATCGGTGCCGGGCCCGACCATGTGTCGGCGTACGCCCTGATCGTCGAGGAGGGGACACAGCTCGCGCGCCGCATCCGGCGCGGGGAGGTGCCCATGACGGACGACGACGTGCACGCGGACCGGTACCTCATCGCGGAGGACCGTCTCTCCGCGGCGGGCTTCTCCTGGTACGAGGTCTCCAACTGGGCCACGTCCGATGCCGGGCGCTGCCTTCACAACGAGCTGTACTGGCGGGGGGCCGACTGGTGGGGAGCCGGGCCCGGGGCGCACTCCCATGTGGGGGGTGTTCGCTGGTGGAACGTAAAGCATCCGGGGGCGTATGCGGGGGCTCTGGCGGCGGGGAGGTCGCCCGGAGCGGGACGGGAGCTTCTGTCTGAGGAGGACCGGCGGGTGGAACGGATCCTGCTGGAGCTGCGGCTCCTTGAGGGGGTTCCGCTGGCGCTGCTCCATGCGGACGGGCTTGCGGCGTCTCGTCGGGCCCTCGCGGACGGTCTCCTTCAGCCTGGGCCGTACGAGGCCGGGAGCGCGGTGCTCACCCTGCGGGGGCGGTTGCTGGCGGACGCGGTGGTACGGGACCTGGTGGACTGA
- a CDS encoding DUF3097 domain-containing protein, whose protein sequence is MRQYSADLTPPWKKPKPVPEVAAEPGLVVEEPGTGFCGAVIRCEAGTVTLEDRFGKHRVFPLEPRGFLLEGRVVTLVRPSSAPVRPSRTASGSVAVPGARARVARAGRIYVEGRHDAELVERVWGDDLRIEGVVVEYLEGIDDLPAIVEEFDPGADARLGVLVDHLVPGTKESRIAEAVTSEYALVVGHPYIDVWEAVKPASVGIPAWPRVPRGQDWKTGVCRALGWPDNTGAAWQRILGSVHSYRDLEPELLGRVEELIDFVTAPG, encoded by the coding sequence ATGCGCCAGTACTCAGCGGACCTGACCCCTCCGTGGAAGAAGCCCAAGCCCGTGCCCGAGGTGGCGGCGGAGCCGGGGCTCGTGGTCGAGGAGCCCGGGACCGGGTTCTGCGGTGCCGTGATCCGTTGCGAGGCCGGGACGGTCACCCTGGAGGACCGCTTCGGCAAGCACCGGGTGTTTCCGCTGGAGCCTCGGGGGTTCCTGCTGGAGGGGCGCGTGGTGACGCTGGTGCGCCCGTCGTCCGCACCCGTACGCCCCAGTCGTACGGCTTCGGGTTCGGTTGCCGTCCCCGGGGCCCGGGCACGGGTCGCCCGGGCGGGGCGCATCTACGTCGAGGGGCGGCACGACGCGGAACTGGTCGAACGGGTCTGGGGTGACGACCTCCGGATCGAGGGTGTCGTCGTCGAGTACCTGGAGGGCATCGACGATCTGCCCGCCATCGTCGAGGAGTTCGATCCTGGGGCGGATGCGCGGCTCGGGGTGCTGGTCGACCATCTCGTGCCCGGCACGAAGGAGTCGCGGATCGCGGAGGCCGTGACGAGTGAGTACGCGCTTGTCGTGGGGCATCCGTACATCGACGTCTGGGAGGCCGTGAAGCCGGCGTCCGTCGGCATCCCTGCGTGGCCCCGCGTGCCGCGGGGGCAGGACTGGAAGACGGGGGTCTGCCGGGCCCTGGGCTGGCCCGACAACACGGGTGCCGCGTGGCAGCGGATCCTCGGCTCGGTCCACTCCTACCGGGACCTGGAGCCGGAGCTCCTGGGCCGCGTGGAGGAACTGATCGACTTCGTCACGGCACCGGGGTGA